In Emys orbicularis isolate rEmyOrb1 chromosome 16, rEmyOrb1.hap1, whole genome shotgun sequence, a genomic segment contains:
- the EIF2B1 gene encoding translation initiation factor eIF2B subunit alpha isoform X2: MDGGHAAGETIQGLRVNLKNAIETLSGVDSSVAVSSGGELFLRFISLTSLEYSDYSKCKEIMIERGELFLRRISLSRNKIAKLCHTFIKDGARILTHAYSRVVLRVLEAAAASKKRFSVYITESQPDQAGQKMAKALSKLNVPVTVILDAAVGYIMEKVNLVIVGAEGVVESGGIINKIGTNQMAVCAKAQNKPFYVVAESFKFVRLFPLNQQDVPDKFKYKADTLKTNRSLTEEHPWIDYTSPSLITLLFTDLGVLTPSAVSDELIKLYL; this comes from the exons ATGGATGGAGGGCATGCGGCAG gtgagaCCATTCAGGGTTTGAGAGTAAATCTCAAAAATGCCATTGAAACTCTATCTGGTGTTGACTCTTCGGTGGCAGTCTCTTCAGGGGGAGAGCTCTTCCTAAGGTTTATCAGTCTCACCTCACTGGAGTACTCG GACTATTCAAAATGTAAAGAAATCATGATCGAACGAGGGGAACTTTTCCTTAGGAGAATCTCTCTTTCAAGAAACAAAATTGCAAAACTCTGCCATACGTTTATCAAAGATGGTGCT CGAATATTAACGCATGCCTATTCGAGAGTGGTCCTCAGAGTGTTAGAGGCAGCTGCTGCATCAAAGAAGCGTTTCAGTGTTTATATTACTGAATCACAGCCCGATCAAGCAGG GCAAAAAATGGCAAAGGCCCTTAGCAAGCTCAACGTTCCTGTGACTGTGATTCTAGATGCTGCAGTTGG cTACATCATGGAGAAAGTGAACCTAGTAATAGTTGGTGCTGAAGGCGTGGTTGAAAGTGGAGGAATTATTAACAAG ATTGGTACAAATCAAATGGCTGTGTGTGCCAAAGCTCAGAATAAACCGTTTTATGTGGTAGCAGAAAGCTTCAAGTTTGTAAGACTCTTCCCTCTGAATCAACAGGATGTCCCAGATAAATTTAAG TACAAAGCAGACACCCTGAAAACAAACCGAAGTCTAACTGAGGAGCACCCCTGGATTGACTACACCTCACCATCACTAATTACATTGCTGTTTACAGACCTAGGTGTGTTAACTCCATCAGCTGTCAGCGATGAACTTATTAAACTTTATCTGTAA
- the EIF2B1 gene encoding translation initiation factor eIF2B subunit alpha isoform X1, giving the protein MNEAELIEAFKAQMREDPDVASAVAAIRTLLEFLKRDKGETIQGLRVNLKNAIETLSGVDSSVAVSSGGELFLRFISLTSLEYSDYSKCKEIMIERGELFLRRISLSRNKIAKLCHTFIKDGARILTHAYSRVVLRVLEAAAASKKRFSVYITESQPDQAGQKMAKALSKLNVPVTVILDAAVGYIMEKVNLVIVGAEGVVESGGIINKIGTNQMAVCAKAQNKPFYVVAESFKFVRLFPLNQQDVPDKFKYKADTLKTNRSLTEEHPWIDYTSPSLITLLFTDLGVLTPSAVSDELIKLYL; this is encoded by the exons ATGAACGAAGCAG AGCTGATCGAGGCCTTCAAAGCCCAGATGAGGGAGGATCCCGACGTGGCCTCGGCCGTGGCCGCCATCCGCACGCTGCTGGAGTTCCTGAAGAGAGACAAAG gtgagaCCATTCAGGGTTTGAGAGTAAATCTCAAAAATGCCATTGAAACTCTATCTGGTGTTGACTCTTCGGTGGCAGTCTCTTCAGGGGGAGAGCTCTTCCTAAGGTTTATCAGTCTCACCTCACTGGAGTACTCG GACTATTCAAAATGTAAAGAAATCATGATCGAACGAGGGGAACTTTTCCTTAGGAGAATCTCTCTTTCAAGAAACAAAATTGCAAAACTCTGCCATACGTTTATCAAAGATGGTGCT CGAATATTAACGCATGCCTATTCGAGAGTGGTCCTCAGAGTGTTAGAGGCAGCTGCTGCATCAAAGAAGCGTTTCAGTGTTTATATTACTGAATCACAGCCCGATCAAGCAGG GCAAAAAATGGCAAAGGCCCTTAGCAAGCTCAACGTTCCTGTGACTGTGATTCTAGATGCTGCAGTTGG cTACATCATGGAGAAAGTGAACCTAGTAATAGTTGGTGCTGAAGGCGTGGTTGAAAGTGGAGGAATTATTAACAAG ATTGGTACAAATCAAATGGCTGTGTGTGCCAAAGCTCAGAATAAACCGTTTTATGTGGTAGCAGAAAGCTTCAAGTTTGTAAGACTCTTCCCTCTGAATCAACAGGATGTCCCAGATAAATTTAAG TACAAAGCAGACACCCTGAAAACAAACCGAAGTCTAACTGAGGAGCACCCCTGGATTGACTACACCTCACCATCACTAATTACATTGCTGTTTACAGACCTAGGTGTGTTAACTCCATCAGCTGTCAGCGATGAACTTATTAAACTTTATCTGTAA